From Coffea arabica cultivar ET-39 chromosome 2e, Coffea Arabica ET-39 HiFi, whole genome shotgun sequence, the proteins below share one genomic window:
- the LOC113732064 gene encoding phosphatidylinositol N-acetylglucosaminyltransferase subunit P → MEDPRSVNSPRRTLSFSRNRRATGSFTYPDDKASGFGVSGEHGPKPSEVYGFVGSISTVVATVIFLVWAYVPENWLHSVGIFYYPSRYWALAVPAYLMVTVVLAIGFYIGLNFMATPPPTSFSTMFDEFSREPLSSVCDGDEQPIEPISDIGINKINNIMFNKFNQLS, encoded by the exons ATGGAGGATCCTCGTTCAGTAAATAGTCCGAGAAGGACTCTGAGCTTCTCCAGGAACAGAAGGGCAACTGGTTCTTTTACATATCCAGATGACAAAGCTTCAGGATTTGGTGTCTCTGGGGAGCATGGTCCCAAGCCCTCTGAAGTTTATGGTTTTGTTGGTTCCATTTCTACTGTTGTTGCTACAG TTATCTTTTTGGTGTGGGCATATGTTCCAGAAAATTGGTTGCATTCTGTTGGGATCTTCTACTATCCAAGCAG GTACTGGGCATTGGCTGTGCCAGCTTATTTGATGGTGACGGTAGTACTGGCAATTGGATTTTACATTGGACTGAACTTCATGGCTACGCCACCTCCAACTTCTTTCAGTACAATGTTTG ATGAATTCAGTAGAGAACCTTTGAGCAGCGTCTGTGATGGTGATGAGCAGCCAATTGAGCCCATTTCTGATATTGGCATCAACAAGATTAACAACATCAtgtttaacaaatttaaccaaCTCTCGTGA
- the LOC113732063 gene encoding uncharacterized protein — METEMELKNRNGREGGAEVVLNLQPHSSISIAYHPLFGPHDDLVLLELDEKLIPDILQERVTLRGQPNEDAVLCTSSKTYAVKFVGTSNSVFLMPPSDQFASRENVQDCDEKDSGKMMVASVLKVAPGNMELVEVAPRLDKLKLLLSENPYSFYEASQMEDSEGTEKIDFGLYRWEDLVDRIQASDSELRSELEALFAVEVNGFWRILDEDYKDGLLNMLLHNSVLNDWSFDALSEDDVVAVLVADGFPCNISRHCLQIYGHRVDGGIGGSCTWRLDETRVCVHFARRILRGGKMRLENFMEEWMKKVPEGMHPRFDMLEGEVLTEKLAIETWIHAFSVSSLPSTPPERFSILFQERPKWEWKDLDPYVRDLKVPGLSSESLLLKYTRRTQPTLDAEPIFTAR; from the exons ATGGAAACGGAAATGGAACTCAAAAATCGAAATGGCAGAGAAGGGGGAGCAGAAGTAGTATTAAATCTTCAACCACATTCCTCGATCTCTATTGCTTATCATCCGTTATTTGGTCCTCACGATGACCTAGTGCTCCTTGAGCTCGATGAGAAGCTCATTCCTGATATCCTCCAAGAAAG AGTTACACTAAGAGGGCAACCTAATGAAGATGCAGTTCTTTGTACTTCATCAAAAACATATGCTGTAAAGTTTGTTGGGACGTCGAACTCTGTATTTCTTATGCCTCCTTCAGACCAATTTGCTTCACGTGAAAATGTGCAAGATTGCGATGAGAAAGATAGTGGGAAGATGATGGTTGCTTCTGTTCTTAAAGTTGCACCTGGTAATATGGAGCTTGTTGAAGTGGCTCCTAGATTAGACAAGCTTAAATTGCTTCTTTCTGAAAATCCGTACAGTTTTTATGAGGCTTCTCAAATGGAAGATTCTGAAGGAACGGAGAAAATTGATTTTGGCTTATACAGATGGGAGGATCTTGTTGACAGGATTCAAGCTAGTGACTCAGAACTTAGATCTGAATTAGAAGCTCTTTTTGCTGTGGAGGTCAACGGGTTTTGGAGGATCTTGGATGAGGATTATAAGGATGGGCTTCTGAACATGCTTTTGCACAATTCGGTACTGAATGATTGGTCTTTTGATGCACTTAGTGAagatgatgttgtggctgtgtTGGTAGCAGATGGATTTCCTTGCAATATCTCAAGGCACTGTTTGCAAATCTATGGTCATAGGGTGGACGGGGGAATTGGTGGTTCTTGTACTTGGAGATTGGATGAAACACGGGTCTGCGTGCATTTTGCTAGAAGAATCTTGAGAGGAGGAAAAATGAGGTTAGAAAATTTCATGGAGGAGTGGATGAAAAAGGTTCCAGAAGGGATGCATCCAAGATTTGACATGCTAGAAGGGGAGGTTTTAACTGAAAAGCTTGCAATAGAGACTTGGATCCATGCATTTAGTGTATCTTCTCTGCCATCTACACCTCCTGAGCGTTTTTCCATCCTTTTTCAGGAGCGGCCAAAGTGGGAGTGGAAGGACCTTGATCCATATGTCAG GGATCTAAAAGTGCCAGGACTTTCTTCAGAAAGTTTACTCCTCAAATACACCCGCAGAACTCAGCCAACCCTAGATGCGGAACCTATTTTTACTGCAAGATAA